From Montipora foliosa isolate CH-2021 chromosome 6, ASM3666993v2, whole genome shotgun sequence, a single genomic window includes:
- the LOC138006309 gene encoding ras-associated and pleckstrin homology domains-containing protein 1-like, with amino-acid sequence MWFLGFLVIGLSSVQSSFIGSCPGRCSPQCYPTCSPYCCYMAQQSPLQQQILQRRPQQQQQQLQQQFYFRPALQSAPSPSQYLQNFPAAFPSPAFALAPAPSVAPLPPPPPPPPPPPPPPPPPPCPADCPKECYPRCSIECCAPKPPPMPLYLKRKQSVAVACEGHKLKIRCPNKYDRIAIYSTFYGRDDNSTCQHKILPSKGHCVQQEQRVNTKLYDLCQGENKCTVATTNSFLGEKNSIICPDVYKYARIIYRCIQHPKIVPVCSLPCHKPYKCFPRCDITCCSPPPPPSPPRPIIPPTCPGACPAKCFPTCSQACCAPPPPSPPKTAPYYYPMPPAAQAVTSRCPGSCPAICAPLCSVRCCITRSVAQQNAIRPLTYSAPQVAAQASMRYPNYYPSAQKNNYNNFYRQNAQYARARSQYQNPYSRYQIYGRPSNRYWSNYQNLKGYRYQG; translated from the exons GAAGTTGCCCTGGGAGATGTTCTCCACAATGTTATCCCACATGTAGCCCTTATTGCTGCTACATGGCTCAGCAATCACCACTGCAGCAACAAATACTGCAACGTCGTccacagcagcagcagcagcagttgCAGCAACAGTTTTACTTTAGGCCGGCTCTTCAGTCAGCTCCTTCGCCATCTCAGTACCTCCAAAATTTTCCAGCAGCTTTTCCCTCCCCAGCCTTTGCTCTCGCTCCTGCACCCTCTGTAGCGCCTCTTCCACcacctccccctccccctccccctccccctccgcCTCCCCCGCCCCCTCCCTGTCCAGCAGACTGTCCAAAGGAGTGCTATCCTCGCTGTTCTATCGAATGTTGTGCTCCTAAACCTCCACCAATGCCGTTATATTTAAAGAGGAAACAGTCGGTGGCAGTTGCTTGTGAGGGGCACAAACTGAAGATCAGATGCCCTAACAA GTATGATCGCATCGCCATTTACAGCACCTTCTATGGAAGAGATGACAACTCTACTTGCCAGCACAAAATTCTCCCCTCTAAGGGTCACTGCGTGCAGCAAGAGCAAAGGGTCAACACAAAATTGTACGACCTGTGTCAAGGGGAAAATAAGTGTACTGTCGCAACTACTAATTCTTTTCTTGGAGAGAAGAACTCCATTATTTGCCCTGATGTTTATAAATACGCGAGGATTATCTACCGCTGCATACAGCATCCAAAGATTGTGCCG GTTTGTTCTTTACCCTGTCACAAACCATACAAGTGTTTTCCAAGATGCGACATAACCTGCTGTTCTCCTCCACCCCCGCCTTCTCCGCCGCGTCCCATCATTCCACCGACGTGTCCAGGGGCTTGTCCAGCAAAATGCTTCCCAACCTGTTCCCAAGCCTGCTGCGCTcctccccctccctctccccctaAGACTGCACCATATTATTACCCCATGCCTCCCGCGGCCCAAGCAGTTACTTCAAGGTGTCCCGGATCTTGTCCCGCCATTTGCGCACCTCTGTGTTCCGTTCGATGCTGCATCACTCGGAGCGTTGCGCAACAGAATGCCATCAGACCACTGACGTACTCGGCGCCTCAGGTTGCAGCTCAAGCGTCAATGAGATATCCTAATTATTACCCATCTGCCCAGAAAAATAACTACAATAATTTCTACAGGCAGAATGCCCAGTATGCGCGAGCACGATCACAATACCAGAATCCATACTCGAGATATCAGATTTATGGAAGGCCCTCCAATAGATATTGGTCGAATTACCAAAATCTCAAAGGCTATCGTTATCAAGGATAG